Proteins found in one Carassius auratus strain Wakin chromosome 12, ASM336829v1, whole genome shotgun sequence genomic segment:
- the LOC113111428 gene encoding fibroin heavy chain-like isoform X3: protein MAARVYFSLTAVLLCLIGYLSITHANQRRTTVDGYCPATLTVVPSHRGCTSDEDCPGGHKCCRFDCGPVCVLPVFMKPGKCPIPEMIPLCAEGCFHDGQCPATQKCCPATGGFACSEPRGQGSGQASCQVRGQASGIGQGSVKGGGIGQGSSIGHGIGGVDQGSIKGGSIGQGSNIGRGIGQGSGIGQGSIKGGSIGQGSNIGRGIGQGSIKGGSIGQGSNIGRGIGQGSSIGHGIGGIGQGSGIVQGNSIGRGIGSGTGQGSSIGHGIGQGSSIGRGIGQGSGIGQGSGIGQGNSIGHGIGQGSSIGRGIGQGSGTGQGSSIGYGIGQGSNIGRGIGQGSGIGQGSIKGGSIGQGSNIGRGIGQGSSIGHGFGGIGQGSGTGQGSSIGHGIGQGSSIGRGIGQGSGIGQGSSIGHGIGGIGQGSGIGQGNSIGHGIGQGNSIGHGIGQGNSIGHGIGQGNSIGHGIGQGSSIGRGIGQGSGIGQGSIIGHGIGQGSSIGRGIGQGSGIGQGSIIGYGIGGVRQGSIKGGSIGQGSGIGQGSSIGHGIGGIGQGSGIGQGSSIGHGIGGVGQGRGIGQGPGIGYGVGQGSGVGQGVSQGSVVGQGSSQGTSIGQGVSQGSVVGQGSSQGTSIGQGVSQGSVVGQGRIQGTSIGQDVSQGSVVGQGTSIGQGVSQGSVVGQGSSQGTSIGQGVSQGSGLGQGSGIGQGVSQGSVVGQGTSIGKGVSQGSVVGQGRIQGTSIGQGVSQGSVVGQGSSQGTSIGQGVSQGSGRGQGSGISQGVSQGSVVGQGSSQGTVIGQGVGQGSGRGQGSGIGQGVSQGSVVGQGSSQGTSIGKGVSQGSVVGQGSSQGTSIGQGVGQGSVVGQGSSQGTSIGQGVSQGSVVGQGSSQGTSIGQGVSQGSVVGQGSSQGISIGQGVSQGSVVGQGTSIGQGVSQGSVVGQGSSQGTSIGQGVSQGSGLGQGSGIGQGVSQGSVVGQGSSQGTSIGQDVSQGSVVGQGTSIGKGVSQGSVVGQGRIQGTSIGQGVGQGSGVGQGVGQGTSIGQGVSQGSVVGQGSSQGTSIGQGVSQGSGLGQGSGIGQGVSQGSVVGQGSSQGTSIGQDVSQGSVVGQGTSIGKGVSQGSVVGQGRIQGTSIGQGVSQGSVVGQGSSQGTSIGQDVSQGSVVGQGTSIGKGVSQGSVVGQGRIQGTSIGQGVGQGSGVGQGVGQGSGVGQGVGQGSGVGQGSSQGISIGQGVGQGSGVGQGVGQGSGVGQGVGQGSGVGQGVGQGTSIGQGVSQGSVVGQGSSQGTSIGQDVSQGSVVGHGTSIGKGVSQGSVVGQGRIQGTSIGQGVGQGSGVGQGVGQGSGVGQGVGQGSGVGQGVGQGSGVGQGVGQGSGVGQGSSQGISIGQGVGQGGGVGQGVGQGGGVGQGVGQGGGRGQGSGIGQGVGQGGGRGQGSGIGQGVGQGSSQGPGIGHGVGQGSGVGQGVGQGSVVGQGSSQGTSIGQGVSQGSVVGQGSSQGTSIGQGVSQGSVVGQGSSQGTSIGKGVSQGSVVGQGSSQGTSIGQGVSQGSVVGQGSSQGTSIGQGVGQGSVVGQGSVVGQGSGVGQGVGQGSGVGQGVGQGSGVGQGVGQGSGVGQGVGQGSGVGQGVGQGSGVGQGSGVGQGVGQGSGRGQGVGQGSGRGQGVGQGSGRGQGSGIGQGVGQGSSQGSGIGQGVSQGSVVGQGSVVGQGSSQGTGIGQGSGLGQGSGIGQGVDQGSGIGQGSNQGSGIGHGMGQGSGQGQGVGQGSGRAQGSGVAQGVGQDSVVGQDSVVDQGVGQDSVVGQDSVVDQGVGQDSLVGQGSSQGTGIGHCVGQGNSQGSSIGQES, encoded by the exons ATGGCCGCTCGAGTGTATTTCTCATTGACtgctgttttattgtgtttgatCGGATACTTGAGCATAACTCATGCTAATCAAAGACGAACCACAG TGGATGGTTACTGTCCGGCGACGCTGACGGTCGTGCCATCCCATCGAGGATGTACCTCTGATGAAGACTGCCCTGGAGGACACAAATGCTGTCGATTTGACTGTGGTCCTGTTTGTGTGCTGCCTGTTTTCA TGAAGCCAGGGAAATGCCCCATACCGGAGATGATTCCACTGTGTGCTGAAGGTTGTTtccatgatggccagtgtcctgccacaCAGAAATGTTGCCCCGCCACTGGtggctttgcatgcagtgaaccacgtggtcagggaagcggtcaggcaAGTTGTCAAGTAAGGGGCCAGGCAAGTGGCATTGGCCAGGGCAGTGTCAAGGGAGGTGGCATTGGCCAGGGCAGCAGTATTGGTCATGGTATTGGTGGCGTTGACCAAGGCAGCATCAAGGGAGGCAGCATTGGCCAGGGAAGTAATATTGGTCGTGGcattggccagggaagtggaATTGGCCAGGGCAGCATCAAGGGAGGCAGCATTGGCCAGGGAAGTAATATTGGTCGTGGCATTGGCCAGGGCAGCATCAAGGGAGGCAGCATTGGCCAGGGAAGTAATATTGGTCGTGGCATTGGCCAGGGCAGCAGTATTGGTCACGGTATTGGCGGcattggccagggaagtggaATTGTCCAGGGCAACAGTATTGGTCGTGGCATTGGAAGTGGAACTGGCCAGGGCAGCAGTATTGGTCACGGCATTGGCCAGGGAAGTAGTATTGGTCGTGGcattggccagggaagcggaattGGCCAGGGAAGTGGAATTGGCCAGGGCAACAGTATTGGTCACGGCATTGGCCAGGGAAGTAGTATTGGTCGTGGcattggccagggaagtggaACTGGCCAGGGCAGCAGTATTGGTTACGGCATTGGACAGGGAAGTAATATTGGTCGTGGcattggccagggaagtggaATTGGCCAGGGCAGCATCAAGGGAGGCAGCATTGGCCAGGGAAGTAATATTGGTCGTGGCATTGGCCAGGGCAGCAGTATTGGTCACGGTTTTGGCGGcattggccagggaagtggaACTGGCCAGGGCAGCAGTATTGGTCACGGCATTGGCCAGGGAAGTAGTATTGGTCGTGGcattggccagggaagcggaattGGCCAGGGTAGTAGTATTGGTCACGGTATTGGCGGcattggccagggaagtggaATTGGCCAGGGCAACAGTATTGGTCACGGCATTGGCCAGGGCAACAGTATTGGTCACGGCATTGGCCAGGGCAACAGTATTGGTCACGGCATTGGCCAGGGCAACAGTATTGGTCACGGCATTGGCCAGGGAAGTAGTATTGGTCGTGGcattggccagggaagcggaattGGCCAGGGCAGCATTATTGGTCACGGCATTGGCCAGGGAAGTAGTATTGGTCGTGGcattggccagggaagcggaattGGCCAGGGCAGCATTATTGGTTACGGTATTGGCGGTGTTCGTCAGGGGAGCATCAAGGGAGGCAGCATTGGACAGGGAAGTGGAATTGGCCAGGGTAGTAGTATTGGTCACGGTATTGGCGGcattggccagggaagtggaATTGGCCAGGGTAGTAGTATTGGCCACGGTATTGGTGGCGTCGGCCAGGGCAGGGGAATTGGCCAGGGCCCCGGTATTGGTTATGGTGTGGGCCAGGGCAGTGGAGTTGGCCAAGGTGTGAGCCAGGGCAGCGTTGTTGGCCAGGGCAGCAGTCAGGGCACCAGTATTGGCCAAGGTGTGAGCCAGGGCAGCGTTGTTGGCCAGGGCAGCAGTCAGGGCACCAGTATTGGCCAAGGTGTGAGCCAGGGCAGCGTTGTTGGCCAGGGCAGGATTCAGGGCACCAGTATTGGCCAAGATGTGAGCCAGGGCAGCGTTGTTGGCCAGGGCACCAGTATTGGCCAAGGTGTGAGCCAGGGCAGCGTTGTTGGCCAGGGCAGCAGTCAGGGCACCAGTATTGGCCAAGGTGTGAGCCAGGGCAGCGGACTGGGCCAGGGCAGTGGAATTGGCCAAGGTGTTAGCCAGGGCAGCGTTGTTGGCCAGGGCACCAGTATTGGCAAAGGTGTGAGCCAGGGCAGCGTTGTTGGCCAGGGCAGGATTCAGGGCACCAGtattggccaag GTGTGAGCCAGGGCAGCGTTGTTGGCCAGGGCAGCAGTCAGGGCACCAGTATTGGCCAAGGTGTGAGCCAGGGCAGCGGACGGGGCCAGGGCAGTGGAATTAGCCAAGGTGTTAGCCAGGGCAGCGTTGTTGGCCAGGGCAGCAGTCAGGGCACGGTCattggccaaggtgtgggccagggTAGCGGACGGGGCCAGGGCAGTGGAATTGGCCAAGGTGTTAGCCAGGGCAGTGTTGTTGGCCAGGGCAGCAGTCAGGGCACCAGTATTGGCAAAGGTGTTAGCCAGGGCAGCGTTGTTGGCCAGGGCAGCAGTCAGGGCACCAGTATTGGCCAAG gtgtgggccagggcaGCGTTGTTGGCCAGGGCAGCAGTCAGGGCACCAGTATTGGCCAAGGTGTGAGCCAGGGCAGCGTTGTTGGCCAGGGCAGCAGTCAGGGCACCAGTATTGGCCAAG GTGTGAGCCAGGGCAGCGTTGTTGGCCAGGGCAGCAGTCAGGGCATCAGTATTGGCCAAGGTGTGAGCCAGGGCAGCGTTGTTGGCCAGGGCACCAGTATTGGCCAAGGTGTGAGCCAGGGCAGCGTTGTTGGCCAGGGCAGCAGTCAGGGCACCAGTATTGGCCAAGGTGTGAGCCAGGGCAGCGGACTGGGCCAGGGCAGTGGAATTGGCCAAGGTGTTAGCCAGGGCAGCGTTGTTGGCCAGGGCAGCAGTCAGGGCACCAGTATTGGCCAAGATGTGAGCCAGGGCAGCGTTGTTGGCCAGGGCACCAGTATTGGCAAAGGTGTGAGCCAGGGCAGCGTTGTTGGCCAGGGCAGGATTCAGGGCACCAGtattggccaaggtgtgggccagggcagcggagttggccaaggtgtgggccagggcaCCAGTATTGGCCAAGGTGTGAGCCAGGGCAGCGTTGTTGGCCAGGGCAGCAGTCAGGGCACCAGTATTGGCCAAGGTGTGAGCCAGGGCAGCGGACTGGGCCAGGGCAGTGGAATTGGCCAAGGTGTTAGCCAGGGCAGCGTTGTTGGCCAGGGCAGCAGTCAGGGCACCAGTATTGGCCAAGATGTGAGCCAGGGCAGCGTTGTTGGCCAGGGCACCAGTATTGGCAAAGGTGTGAGCCAGGGCAGCGTTGTTGGCCAGGGCAGGATTCAGGGCACCAGTATTGGCCAAGGTGTGAGCCAGGGCAGCGTTGTTGGCCAGGGCAGCAGTCAGGGCACCAGTATTGGCCAAGATGTGAGCCAGGGCAGCGTTGTTGGCCAGGGCACCAGTATTGGCAAAGGTGTGAGCCAGGGCAGCGTTGTTGGCCAGGGCAGGATTCAGGGCACCAGtattggccaaggtgtgggccagggcagcggagttggccaaggtgtgggccagggcagcggagttggccaaggtgtgggccagggcaGCGGAGTTGGCCAGGGCAGCAGTCAGGGCATCAGtattggccaaggtgtgggccagggcagcggagttggccaaggtgtgggccagggcagcggagttggccaaggtgtgggccagggcagcggagttggccaaggtgtgggccagggcaCCAGTATTGGCCAAGGTGTGAGCCAGGGCAGCGTTGTTGGCCAGGGCAGCAGTCAGGGCACCAGTATTGGCCAAGATGTGAGCCAGGGCAGCGTTGTTGGCCATGGCACCAGTATTGGCAAAGGTGTGAGCCAGGGCAGCGTTGTTGGCCAGGGCAGGATTCAGGGCACCAGtattggccaaggtgtgggccagggcagcggagttggccaaggtgtgggccagggcagcggagttggccaaggtgtgggccagggcagcggagttggccaaggtgtgggccagggcagcggagttggccaaggtgtgggccagggcaGCGGAGTTGGCCAGGGCAGCAGTCAGGGCATCAGtattggccaaggtgtgggccagggcggcggagttggccaaggtgtgggccagggcggcggagttggccaag GTGTGGGTCAGGGCGGCGGacggggccagggaagcggaattGGCCAAGGTGTGGGTCAGGGCGGCGGacggggccagggaagcggaattGGCCAAGGTGTGGGTCAGGGAAGCAGCCAGGGCCCCGGTATTGGTCATGGTGTGGGCCAGGGCAGTGgagttggccaaggtgtgggccagggcaGCGTTGTTGGCCAGGGCAGCAGTCAGGGCACCAGTATTGGCCAAGGTGTGAGCCAGGGCAGCGTTGTTGGCCAGGGCAGCAGTCAGGGCACCAGTATTGGCCAAGGTGTGAGCCAG GGCAGCGTTGTTGGCCAGGGCAGCAGTCAGGGCACCAGTATTGGCAAAGGTGTTAGCCAGGGCAGCGTTGTTGGCCAGGGCAGCAGTCAGGGCACCAGTATTGGCCAAGGTGTTAGCCAGGGCAGCGTTGTTGGCCAGGGCAGCAGTCAGGGCACCAGtattggccaaggtgtgggccagggcaGCGTTGTGGGCCAGGGCAGCGTTGTGGGCCAGGGCAGCGGAGTTGGCCAAGGCGTGGGCCAGGGCAGCGGAGTTGGCCAAGGCGTGGGCCAGGGCAGCGGAGTTGGCCAAGGCGTGGGCCAGGGCAGCGGAGTTGGCCAAGGCGTGGGCCAGGGCAGCGGAGTTGGCCAAGGCGTGGGCCAGGGCAGCGGAGTTGGCCAAGGCAGCGgagttggccaaggtgtgggTCAGGGCAGCGGACGGGGCCAGGGTGTGGGTCAGGGCAGCGGACGGGGCCAGGGTGTGGGTCAGGGCAGCGGACGaggccagggaagcggaattGGCCAAGGTGTGGGTCAGGGAAGCAGCCAGGGCAGCGGTATTGGCCAAGGTGTGAGTCAGGGCAGCGTTGTTGGTCAGGGCAGCGTTGTGGGCCAGGGAAGCAGCCAGGGTACTGGTATCGGCCAGGGTAGTGGACTAGGTCAGGGCAGTGGAATTGGCCAAGGTGTGGACCAGGGCAGTGGAATTGGCCAGGGAAGCAACCAGGGCTCCGGTATTGGTCATGGTATGGGCCAGGGAAGTGGACAGggccaaggtgtgggccagggcaGTGGACGGGCCCAGGGCAGTGGTGTTGCTCAAGGTGTGGGCCAGGATAGCGTTGTGGGCCAGGATAGCGTAGTGGATCAAGGTGTGGGTCAAGATAGCGTAGTGGGCCAGGATAGCGTAGTGGATCAAGGTGTGGGCCAGGATAGCCTAGTGGGCCAAGGTAGCAGCCAGGGCACCGGAATTGGTCATTGTGTTGGCCAGGGAAACAGCCAGGGCAGCAGTATAGGCCAGGAAAGTTAA